The genome window TCCAGCATCCTTTACGCATTTGCCCCATCCACCATTGACCTCTGTTCCCTGTCTCACAACCACCAGTTACCCTTCTTTACTCTTAGTCCTTTTACTATCCAATACATTGACAGTTCCTCCTctaagatgctgctcaacccactgagtacttccagcagatTTCTTGAAGTACTAAAGAATTTGAACACGTGGGCAAGAGTGGGATGCTGGAATTTGGCAGGAAGATCATCTATGATCTTATTGCCGGCTTGAGATGCTGTGTGATGTCccactgtttttgtttttaacaCACTTTAAATGTTGTGTGCTACTTTTAATTCTCCTCAGTTCCTCTCACCACATCAACTCCAAGTGAGAGACCTACACCTGCTTTGGCTTCACCATATAATGCTTCCTTGTGTAGTTGTGTGGAACAGGAGTTACAGATGTTCTACTGATTCTTTCTTCTTGCAGTTCAAATGATTGTTGTTTGAGAATTTATTGTAATTTCTGCTTTTGGGGCCTCcagatataatttttttttgtaactagTTGTCTGACCATCCTACAATAAGAGTCAGTAATGGCAATTTATTTTCTATCCTTAGTCATATTCTTCTTAATTCTCAGCACACCTAGTCTTTCAGTCTGAGGTTGTTCCAATGTACATTATGGTCCTTGTGAGAAGCAGCATgaaaagaacagaaaaaaataactgCTTTACTGAAAAGAACTGCTTCTGAATTGAAGAAGGTTGCCATGTATAACTACTGCAAGTGGGATAATTACTTTAATATTCAATGTGACAGACAGATAATTAATTTGCCCCCACAACTTTCTTACTTTCAATACTTCTTGTTGTTCATGGACAGGAGAAAATGTATTGAGTTTTTGACTCTTACTTGGTTGTGTTTCAGATAAGATAAAAGGAACTTCATGGAGCCTGGACATGACAAGAGCAAACCACGGTCAAAGAGGCCAGACAAAGCCCTGTATGTTCCTCGAGCCCGTCGGCGTTTGAGAGCAGAACCACAGACAGATTGTGGTCCCAAACAAAAAGGGCAAGGTACTCTTGTAAACCAGAAAACTGTCTCAAAAATAACAGATGCAATAGGAAAGAATGAAACAAGTGCAAGTCTGAAGTCTTTGTCTGAAGATTTGGGCGCACACCATGAGCAAATGTTTGCAGAAGCAAACTTGCCCGAACAGAAGGACAGTAAGACAGAGTGTGGCCATAGAGATTCAGAAAGAAGATTGAATTTAGATGAAAACAGGCACATAGGAAACACTGTACAAGAGAAGGTGTCAGATGAAGGACACGGACTAGAATCAAAGCACCCAAAGGAAAAGAAAGCAACCCAGCAGAAAAGTAGGGTAGGATCAAACAATAGTAAAGTACACAGTAGAGAGAAGGAGTCACTGCACAAAAAGGCAATGTCAGAAAGATGTAATATTGATGCAGCAGCAAACTATTTACTTAACGTTCCTAGTTCGATAGCTGAGAGCAATAGAGAAGTAATGAAATCCGGATATGGAGAAATTCAAACCCATCCCCGGCAGCTTCAATCAAATGCATATAACAATGAACAGGGAAATAATAATCAACCAAACACAGTAGATTCAGCAGTGGAAGAACTGGAGACTGATGTAAACAAATCTTTGCCTTTCAATTCTGCCTCTCCTTTGAACATGAGGTCTGATTTTGACACTCTTCAACTGAATGAACTGGCCTCTTCTAAATTAACCAGCTGTGAATGTTCAGATGCTGAGCAATGTGCAGGATCAGGATGCTCAAATGGTGTAAACGAGCCATGGCAGATGGAAGGAAGCTGTAGACAATATCCATGCACTGGAGCATCTGAAGTAAATAGTTATAAGATCCTCGCTGAAGTGAACAGTTCGACAGAGCATGAAACCAGGGTAGATAATGTCTCTTCTTCACAAGCTCTAAAAGAGGGTTTTGTATCCCTGCCTGCTTCATTGGAAAATGTGGTTTGCTCGGACACCCCACATTCCAAAATTATTAGCTTGTCGGCTGTACAAGGAGCTGAAGAAGCAGGGTTCTTGGAATATAGCAGCAGTATCACAGTGGACTCAATGAACAGTGAACCAGTCAGTGCAGAGGGGAGTGCTGAAACCGGTGCTGCCTTGCAAAGTGTAGGAGAGATCTCACTAGATTTGGCCCAGTTAACTACTACCAATAGCGGAGAACCTAAATGTACTGAAAGGCCACTTGTCGAAGAACCGGATGGTGACTCTTGGGATGCTCTTTTCAACGATGATGGAGATTGCTTGAACCCCCATCTTCTGGAAGAGGTAAATCAAGGATCCTCTTTTTGTTCTGAAATTTGATCAGTAAGAATATAATTTTGGGCTTCATAATTAACTTAGTAAGAAGGTTATGTCAAACTATTTTTCAGTGCTGGTTTGCCTAAAACCAGGTGATTGCTTTCCAGACCTTGCAGAGGAATTAAGAAAAAGCAATATGGTCCTAGGTGGGCATAAGAAGGTTTATCAGATTGGTCTCAATTTCAGCTGCAATATTGGACCATAGAAGTTGGCTTGATCTCACTGAAGCAAACAGTGGATTAGAATGAGATGCACAAGATCATGTTGGATTCAGAACAAATAAAAGCAACACGAGCAGACTGTCCAGAACCATTTGATATGGGTTTAAATTCATATAGGCAAAATACACCATGTGGATCTTTTTGTTCAGAGCAGTGAACAACTGGAAttctctgctcctgtgtctaatggTTCACAAGACAAATTAGGCCATTAAGATAAAAGGCAGAAAATTCTAATGAGTTTTACAAGGTGTTTTTACAGCGAGGGTTAGGTGCCAGAACATGCTGCCTGGAGAAATGGTGGAAACAGATGTGAAAGCAACAttgaagagacatttagatagacaagGAATTGGGGAGAATGTATACCACATgcagaagaccataaggcataggagcagaattaggccagtctgcGCCATTATTCTATCgttgttgatttattatccctctgaacagcagtctcttgccttctccccctaaTCTT of Mobula hypostoma chromosome 19, sMobHyp1.1, whole genome shotgun sequence contains these proteins:
- the r3hcc1l gene encoding coiled-coil domain-containing protein R3HCC1L isoform X4, yielding MEPGHDKSKPRSKRPDKALYVPRARRRLRAEPQTDCGPKQKGQGTLVNQKTVSKITDAIGKNETSASLKSLSEDLGAHHEQMFAEANLPEQKDSKTECGHRDSERRLNLDENRHIGNTVQEKVSDEGHGLESKHPKEKKATQQKSRVGSNNSKVHSREKESLHKKAMSERCNIDAAANYLLNVPSSIAESNREVMKSGYGEIQTHPRQLQSNAYNNEQGNNNQPNTVDSAVEELETDVNKSLPFNSASPLNMRSDFDTLQLNELASSKLTSCECSDAEQCAGSGCSNGVNEPWQMEGSCRQYPCTGASEVNSYKILAEVNSSTEHETRVDNVSSSQALKEGFVSLPASLENVVCSDTPHSKIISLSAVQGAEEAGFLEYSSSITVDSMNSEPVSAEGSAETGAALQSVGEISLDLAQLTTTNSGEPKCTERPLVEEPDGDSWDALFNDDGDCLNPHLLEELTAKSKSKKNIQDPPFNYYNYQPAEQEIDDSEFPHIVEIYDFPSEFKTEDLLRAFSTYHQRRAQYQASHVEDSTSVTSIQIIEGESQKLCRISPSSKGTTSDKRHAGSKAGYWSPGRKKQSNQGRAGS
- the r3hcc1l gene encoding coiled-coil domain-containing protein R3HCC1L isoform X2, coding for MEPGHDKSKPRSKRPDKALYVPRARRRLRAEPQTDCGPKQKGQGTLVNQKTVSKITDAIGKNETSASLKSLSEDLGAHHEQMFAEANLPEQKDSKTECGHRDSERRLNLDENRHIGNTVQEKVSDEGHGLESKHPKEKKATQQKSRVGSNNSKVHSREKESLHKKAMSERCNIDAAANYLLNVPSSIAESNREVMKSGYGEIQTHPRQLQSNAYNNEQGNNNQPNTVDSAVEELETDVNKSLPFNSASPLNMRSDFDTLQLNELASSKLTSCECSDAEQCAGSGCSNGVNEPWQMEGSCRQYPCTGASEVNSYKILAEVNSSTEHETRVDNVSSSQALKEGFVSLPASLENVVCSDTPHSKIISLSAVQGAEEAGFLEYSSSITVDSMNSEPVSAEGSAETGAALQSVGEISLDLAQLTTTNSGEPKCTERPLVEEPDGDSWDALFNDDGDCLNPHLLEELTAKSKSKKNIQDPPFNYYNYQPAEQEIDDSEFPHIVEIYDFPSEFKTEDLLRAFSTYQKKGFDIKWVDDTHALGLFSSAFAARDALSTKHPMLKTRPLSQASRSSKVKARSCAEFLLPAKERPQTSAMLARRLVIGALGVKSNQTKAEREAERQKLKAAREQKLLAAQQIEAAWEGN
- the r3hcc1l gene encoding coiled-coil domain-containing protein R3HCC1L isoform X1 is translated as MEPGHDKSKPRSKRPDKALYVPRARRRLRAEPQTDCGPKQKGQGTLVNQKTVSKITDAIGKNETSASLKSLSEDLGAHHEQMFAEANLPEQKDSKTECGHRDSERRLNLDENRHIGNTVQEKVSDEGHGLESKHPKEKKATQQKSRVGSNNSKVHSREKESLHKKAMSERCNIDAAANYLLNVPSSIAESNREVMKSGYGEIQTHPRQLQSNAYNNEQGNNNQPNTVDSAVEELETDVNKSLPFNSASPLNMRSDFDTLQLNELASSKLTSCECSDAEQCAGSGCSNGVNEPWQMEGSCRQYPCTGASEVNSYKILAEVNSSTEHETRVDNVSSSQALKEGFVSLPASLENVVCSDTPHSKIISLSAVQGAEEAGFLEYSSSITVDSMNSEPVSAEGSAETGAALQSVGEISLDLAQLTTTNSGEPKCTERPLVEEPDGDSWDALFNDDGDCLNPHLLEELTAKSKSKKNIQDPPFNYYNYQPAEQEIDDSEFPHIVEIYDFPSEFKTEDLLRAFSTYQKKGFDIKWVDDTHALGLFSSAFAARDALSTKHPMLKTRPLSQASRSSKVKARSCAEFLLPAKERPQTSAMLARRLVIGALGVKSNQTKAEREAERQKLKAARDYDVSQMSQFSWLPAARCIRFKMGNITQIRTANEF
- the r3hcc1l gene encoding coiled-coil domain-containing protein R3HCC1L isoform X3 — translated: MEPGHDKSKPRSKRPDKALYVPRARRRLRAEPQTDCGPKQKGQGTLVNQKTVSKITDAIGKNETSASLKSLSEDLGAHHEQMFAEANLPEQKDSKTECGHRDSERRLNLDENRHIGNTVQEKVSDEGHGLESKHPKEKKATQQKSRVGSNNSKVHSREKESLHKKAMSERCNIDAAANYLLNVPSSIAESNREVMKSGYGEIQTHPRQLQSNAYNNEQGNNNQPNTVDSAVEELETDVNKSLPFNSASPLNMRSDFDTLQLNELASSKLTSCECSDAEQCAGSGCSNGVNEPWQMEGSCRQYPCTGASEVNSYKILAEVNSSTEHETRVDNVSSSQALKEGFVSLPASLENVVCSDTPHSKIISLSAVQGAEEAGFLEYSSSITVDSMNSEPVSAEGSAETGAALQSVGEISLDLAQLTTTNSGEPKCTERPLVEEPDGDSWDALFNDDGDCLNPHLLEELTAKSKSKKNIQDPPFNYYNYQPAEQEIDDSEFPHIVEIYDFPSEFKTEDLLRAFSTYQKKGFDIKWVDDTHALGLFSSAFAEFLLPAKERPQTSAMLARRLVIGALGVKSNQTKAEREAERQKLKAARDYDVSQMSQFSWLPAARCIRFKMGNITQIRTANEF